From the genome of Terriglobales bacterium, one region includes:
- a CDS encoding GAF domain-containing protein: MEKLAILYDASQAVLSTFDLDEVLQRILAIVRDQFRLENGAIYLLDPETRELKLRSSFGRPAEMAAPVPAGSGLTGAAAKLRRPVYAPDVSRDPRYIPVLAATRSEFAIPRMVRDNVVGVLDFQSEQANFFSNETVDLLTLFSTQASIAIENARLHSLEQRRAAQLETINALAKQTASVLDLKELLPKVCALVLESFPVDQVAVLLKEGDLLVVSAQRGMELSRSAAAGDGEHRGCRFPGERRHPRRTGEGRRRRSLRRQAGGAQPRSPRLGLRPGVNMSRGPKPFAKILRGRKNGFTA; this comes from the coding sequence ATGGAAAAGCTCGCCATCCTCTACGATGCCAGCCAGGCGGTGCTCTCCACCTTCGATCTGGACGAGGTACTGCAACGCATCCTGGCCATCGTGCGCGACCAGTTCCGCCTGGAGAACGGCGCCATCTACCTACTCGACCCCGAGACCCGGGAACTCAAGCTGCGCAGCAGCTTCGGCCGGCCCGCGGAGATGGCAGCCCCCGTCCCCGCGGGCAGCGGACTGACGGGCGCGGCGGCCAAGCTGCGCCGTCCCGTCTATGCACCCGATGTCAGCCGGGACCCGCGCTACATTCCTGTCCTCGCCGCCACCCGCTCCGAGTTTGCCATCCCGCGGATGGTGCGCGACAACGTGGTGGGCGTCCTCGACTTCCAGAGCGAGCAGGCCAACTTTTTTAGCAACGAGACCGTGGACCTGCTGACGCTGTTCTCCACCCAGGCCTCCATCGCCATCGAGAACGCCCGGCTGCATTCGCTGGAGCAGCGGCGCGCGGCGCAGCTCGAAACCATCAACGCCCTGGCCAAGCAAACGGCGTCGGTGCTCGACCTGAAGGAGCTGCTGCCCAAGGTCTGTGCCCTGGTGCTGGAGTCGTTCCCGGTGGATCAGGTGGCAGTCCTGCTCAAGGAAGGAGACCTGCTGGTGGTCAGCGCCCAGCGAGGGATGGAGCTTTCCCGGAGTGCCGCGGCCGGTGACGGTGAGCATCGGGGTTGCCGATTTCCCGGAGAACGGCGCCACCCGCGACGAACTGGTGAAGGCCGCCGACGCCGCTCTCTACGCCGCCAAGCAGGCGGGGCGCAACCGCGTTCTCCCCGCCTCGGCCTCCGCCCGGGTGTGAACATGTCGCGCGGTCCGAAACCATTTGCCAAAATCCTCCGCGGGCGAAAGAATGGTTTTACCGCATGA
- a CDS encoding PilZ domain-containing protein yields MSAGASTPVPPKKAVATVALIGLDAAASTILHDCFKQFGIKTVAVGDDAIQRLKREKFEACVLRLNEPGTEAILEAARTSSSNRRIVVYGICSNAQESLRFSRYGINAIITDPVERQSSLRVVRATHLLVINELRRYVRVPIVTEVTIIVQGRRHAATSQEVSASGMSLKTQFRAAPPTAVEIEFTLPDAQHLAVGSNVCWQRDPDMLGVRFDAGDKRRLAVKKWIDDYLGLA; encoded by the coding sequence ATGAGCGCCGGCGCCTCCACCCCCGTTCCCCCTAAGAAGGCAGTGGCCACCGTGGCCTTGATCGGCCTGGACGCGGCCGCCAGCACAATCTTGCACGATTGCTTCAAGCAGTTCGGCATCAAGACGGTCGCCGTGGGCGACGATGCCATCCAGCGGCTGAAGCGCGAGAAGTTCGAGGCCTGCGTCCTGCGCCTGAACGAACCCGGCACCGAAGCCATCCTGGAAGCCGCGCGCACCTCTTCCTCCAATCGTCGCATCGTGGTCTACGGCATCTGCAGCAACGCCCAGGAGTCCCTGCGCTTCTCCCGCTATGGCATCAACGCCATCATTACCGACCCGGTAGAGCGCCAGTCGTCGTTGCGCGTGGTGCGCGCTACCCACCTGTTAGTGATCAACGAGCTGCGCCGCTACGTCCGCGTCCCCATCGTCACCGAAGTCACGATCATCGTGCAGGGACGCCGGCACGCCGCCACTTCGCAGGAGGTCAGCGCCAGCGGCATGTCGCTCAAGACCCAATTCCGCGCCGCACCTCCCACCGCTGTGGAGATCGAGTTCACGCTGCCGGATGCCCAGCATCTGGCCGTCGGTTCGAACGTCTGCTGGCAGCGCGACCCCGATATGCTGGGAGTCCGCTTCGACGCCGGCGACAAACGCCGCCTCGCCGTGAAGAAATGGATCGACGATTACCTCGGCCTCGCCTAG